One Plasmodium cynomolgi strain B DNA, scaffold: 0034, whole genome shotgun sequence genomic window, TCTGTTATacaaaatgtaataaaaaaaaaaaacaaatatgtatACCAAAAAGAATATGCTATTTTAAagctacaaaaaaataaaaaacatgaatAATGTTTTGAAACaagagatatatttttttaaatgtaatttttttttatggtaaTTACAAAGCAATACTTAATAACTAATGTAATAAACATTCtgtgtattatatattttttaaatttaatattattacatgtcctaattacaaaaatgctAATTTGCAGAATGATATGCTATTGTGATTCTCttatttttcgctttttcctGGGGTGATTCTGAGTTGTAAATGAACTTTTTTCCAGGTAACCCATGAgagttgtttttatttatgtttttcagtagcttttttttatgcatcaATAGTACATGAGTGGTAAACTGATTTAAttaggaaaaatatgaaataaatggTTTTGTGTTCAGGATTTAACCTTCAGCGTTTTGGTTAATATAAGCATAGCTATATAacattatttgttttaatcTTAAAATCAAAGTTTCAGCcgtttatttaaatttaaaatatgtcatGGATTtgttgcacatattttatatactcacTAATTTACATTAATGTATATACactatttttgtgtattcccCAATTTCGATTATTCTCACAAACTATAGGCGATATTGTATGGCCTCCTATTCGAATcattttctctattttgGGATTCCTGTAATAAATCATAAATggatctttttttcttcatttttttaggGTTTATACATGATCCTAAGGGCGTAAACTAATATtaagcataatatattttttttaaaaaacataaaatttcgATGATAGTAacattatatgaatatatataaaaaagtgtgttataatataaatattattaaatgtaAGTAGTACTAAcgttatatattatatataaaatagataACTTTAATGTTATTAGAATAattggaattaaaaaaataaacttctGATTGTTCTTTCCGATATACGGAAAATATCTTTGTAGGTTGTCACAGGGGAAATAATTCTCCATatgtttataatatttttctttaaattgtattatttttaaacaggAAGATTCTTCTTTAGATTCTACATTTTCCATACAccttttattatatttttcaatccAATTTTCAGCATATTCACAAGGTATCCCAATTTTATTCGTTATACTATCcttaaaattatcaaaataatcataaatttctattaaattattgtttttttcaagtaTGTCTCTCTCAatcttattaatataaattttattggAATCCCATTCATCATGATTATTGTGTTCTATTAATATACTTTTGTagaatttaaataattcatcatagtttttatattttttttccagtatattattatatatagcatagtataaatatttacatccTTCATTCATGTCGTCATTGTTATAtctatatttattatataaatgagat contains:
- a CDS encoding hypothetical protein (putative) — protein: MCNNISNDGVVDNIHKNEYFDNVCQVAIYYLSHLYNKYRYNNDDMNEGCKYLYYAIYNNILEKKYKNYDELFKFYKSILIEHNNHDEWDSNKIYINKIERDILEKNNNLIEIYDYFDNFKDSITNKIGIPCEYAENWIEKYNKRCMENVESKEESSCLKIIQFKEKYYKHMENYFPCDNLQRYFPYIGKNNQKFIFLIPIILITLKLSILYIIYNVRSCINPKKMKKKRSIYDLLQESQNRENDSNRRPYNIAYSL